From Daucus carota subsp. sativus chromosome 6, DH1 v3.0, whole genome shotgun sequence:
AACATTCTAGTGTTGTTGaatcttctttttatactatatgataattgattacATATTGCGCTGGTATTGTTCTATAATAAGAGGAACCCATTATGCTATGAAtgcttatataattttgtgtagTCTTGTACTCTGAATGATATTTCATTTTGATAAAATAGGTTCAAGATGTGGAAGGAGTTGAACTATGTGGCACCCTGAAAAATGTTGTGGCTATAGCAGCAGGTTTCTTATTTGTTTCTGCTCAATGTACTTAAATATTCATCAGGTAccttaaacttattaattaattggaattTCTGAAACAGGATTAGTGGATGGCCTAGAGTTAGGAAACAATACAAAGGTAATTGCATAATCTTTATTGAACTTGTGTTTCTTAGAACATGTGCACATGCGTTAAATTCTATGCCTTTATTCTTTCTCTGTCCATTCATCTATTTAGGCTGCAATAATGAGAATTGGCTTAAATGAAATGAGAGCCTTCTGCAAGATGCTGTTTCCCTCAGTTAGTGATGCGACCTTTTTCGAGAGCTGCGGTGTAGCTGATCTTGTAACCACTTGCTGTAAGGAGACTTGTAtctgtttttgtgtgtgtgagtCTGTCAGTGGCTTATACTTTGAACAAACGACATTATAAATTTCTTTACTGTGACAGTGGGGGGGAGAAACAGGAAATGTGCTGAGGCATTTGCCAAGAATGGTGGCAAGAGGTTATCCCTGCTACAAGatcttatcttattatttttttttaaatgtcattGTTTCTAATCAGTGTTTGTCTGTAATTTCTTTAACAGATCCTTTGATGAGCTTGAAGCTGAAATGCTGCAGGGCCAGAAGTTACAGGTAAATATACTTCTTATTTTTATGGACTAATTAAAGTTTGAACTGAATGAAGAGTTCTTATTTGCAATACTGATTTTTCACTTGCGTAATATCATTGAATACCAGAACCAGCACCTTTTACTGTTACCATATCTCAAACTCAACATCTCACAGCTTAAATGCATCTGCTTAAATAGAATAAGTATGCAGAACCTCTTAACGACATTGGAACGTTTAACGATTTACATTGGATCTGAGCGATAAAACAGTAAAATCACAATGTTGCTAAATGTGGTGTCCTAtaacttttgcagggtgcaTTAACAGCCAAGGAGGTTTATATTGTTCTAAGCCAAAGGGGATGTCTACAGATGTTTCCACTGTTCACTACAGTGTATCATATCTGCTCCGGCCGTCTTCCACCATCAGATATTGTCAGATACCGAGACCATGTGAACATTTCAGCCCTGTAGGAGGCACATTCAGCACTAACCAAGTACCCAGATGTGTTAAACCTGTAAATAAGTAGCATTTGTGCAAAGTTTTGTAACATAATCAATTTCAGTTCTCAGATACCAATATATGATGTATATCAAAGTTAGCATAATACGCCAGATAACATAAATATGTAGAGAATAAGAAAACTAATACTATCTTCGTCCGTTTTTACTTGTCAGACAttttgcacgtaacttaagatGACTAAAGAACAtacttctacttattatttttaatttttttttatgaattaaaatttatagtttatatttttattcacaaaaagaaaagtttaaaaataataagcggaattatgttttttactcACCTTAAGTTACTTGCAAAATGTCAAAATGACAAATAAAAGGGGACGGAAAAAAAtgtcgtgtttatgtattatagttcaaaattattttttacacacacaacgatgcaaaaaacatgtaaaattatttttgaatttaagcCAGAAGTACttcttttgaatttattaagTCAGAAGCCGAAAGTTAGAAATGCTAGATTGTTTTGGATTTTTATGGTGATTTGCATTTTGTTATGAACTTCCTTAAATTTTAGTATATAGTAAACTTTACTCATTGATAAAGTTTctcttattttaataatttgatttttttaatttatatatttaaattaccaaactctaaattaatttataagtaaaagttatttaaaaacttttaaaaatttataagccAAGTTTACCTATCACTTAATTaccttctttactttaaacaaaaaatcattatattctttttttgaaaaaaaaaataaatttccattAATATTAAGTATCCATAATACAATGTCCGACGGAACGGGTTCCTTCATGCATAAAAGTATATCGTCTAATCGAAAACTAAGCAAATACTCCTAACATTTAAATAATATGACCTCTAATGTCTGAAAAGAATATTCACCAATCGGGTCTCGTTAAAACCCCTCGAGAAAACCCTTTGAGAAAAAAatcattgtttttaattaagcttgatttattttttaaaagaactaAGGACCCTGCATGCGAAGCAGATATAGTTTTGAGTCCATTATTTTCGCGTATTCAGTCGTTGCGATCAACTATAAATACGCCATAATTAGGGTTTAACTTTTCAAGACGATCTAATTGTCGCTCAAACaatgaaaatgaattttaatcaCCGCCTTGACGACGGTAAGGGCGGTAAGGTGAAAGAAATTAAAGTGGATGTAACTGTTAGCATCGATTGGAACATCGATTGGAAGACAATCGTGAGTGTCGTAGTCGGGAGTTTGTTCTATTGCTGGGCTGAAGAACGTTTAATTGGTGGTTACGACGGCTCCAACGGCGGCCGTGCCGTTCAGAGAAAGAACGATACGGAATCGGGTCTCCGACGTGAAAATAGAGTGGAGGTTATTGTGTTTAACCCTAGTCTGCCCGCGCGTCGTCGTTACAAGGTTTGATGTTTTGGGTAGATGGTAGAGATGTTCATATTCTTTGATGTTGTTTTCTGCGTTCGATATATTTTTACGAAACGTTTTGATGATCATCTTTAATTAGTTAGTTCTTGGTTCTTGATGATGAAAGAATGGCTCGGTCTCGTTTCTGTTTTTTTAGTGCTGTTTTTCGTTTATGTTTCTGTTGAGGGGACTGCAACTCTCGATGTGTTTCTCGTCGTCGACGGTGAGTTTGTTGACGAAATTCTCCGACGCCGTTTCCGGTGAGAAGGGGCAGTGGTGGCAAACTATAGTTTGCTCCCTTTTCTAATCTAATGATAGATTTCTTGGGCTAAAAGGACTAAAAAACATTATACTCAATCCCAACACTATTTTAAGATGTTTAAATCATTtaactaatataaatttttattttttgtgatcacaaatattatgtaatttttttcattaagaaaattgaaaaaataattatattgaccaTGTGATTTTAAACTACCGGTATTaaaatatgaagggagtatgaTACTATAATATGACAATGGGATTGCCGCAAGTAACTTGTAGTGAGCTGACAATAAGTAACTTATAGTGAGCCTTCTGAGGTTACAGTGTCATTGAGTACATTAGTTGGAAAGTGGATATGTGAGATCAAGTAGTGGAAATGCTGTATGCAGTTGGATAGGAGAACTTAATGAACAAAACTCACCGGAGCATAATTTATTGATTCCTACGAGTGAAAGAAGTCggtttaaaaatatattctctTCAAGTTAGAAATAACATTAATACACTATAAATATCCTGAGGCAGCTTTGCATCCAAGGTAAAAACCAAAACAAGCCACCAAATCTCTTTGATCGCCCAGCTCTATTCTGTGTCCAGCAGATATGGAGAATTCATCCGCAACAGAAGAAGATATGGTCCTTAATCTCGAATTTTGTGTGAGAAAAACAACTTCCTCTGAATATTACCATGAAGATGGAGGAGTACTCTTTATTAGAGCAAAGTATTCAGAAGTTTATCAGACTACTCGCCTACACTATGCTGTTTTCTTTCGAGTTGAAGATGCCTACAACGCCATCTCTCGGTCTCTGGATCGCTTGGGAGTTCATGGGGATGTTCAAACCGAGTGCATCAATGTAGTGATAAGCAAGGCACAGGAGCTCTGTCAGAAAAATCTGAGTAAACAAGATCACAGAGAAAACCGCGTATTGTGTATTGTGGATCTACCCCACGAACACCTTGTTGAGGACTGGCAAGAATCAACGGAGGATCAAGACCAAGGCATGGAGGATGAAGACGAGGGCATGGTGCCAGCGGCTCTACCAGCGATAAGATCACTTGGGGCAACAAGAATACAAGTTGAAGAAGGTAATAAGAATGTTCAGCAGTGCGTCATCTGTCAGGAAGAGTATCATGATGGTGAGAAGGTGACGTGCATGCCGTGTTTGCATATGTTTCACAAGGACTGCATTACCAAGTGGCTACTCAGGAGTCACTTGTGCCCTATTTGCAAATTTCAGATGCCAACATCTTCCTGATTTGCTCTACTACTCTAGTAGACTTAATCTGTTTTTcgatttctgtttttctttaaaGCTGGAGTATCAATTCTGTTTGAACCTTGTAAGCATTAATACCATGCAATTTATTTGATCGATTGAATTACTTCTGACTGCATCTGTCAATGGCCGTGCTACTTGATTATCATCTACACACTGATGACCCTGGTAGATTGACAGCAGCTTCATGCTTCGATCCACCAATTACAAAATCTAATTTTACTTTTGAGTTATTCTGTTCTGTCTGATAACACAACACTATCTGACCTAAGCAGGACAGATTCCTTGTGTTACTACACTGCAAAAAGAGCACTTAATTTATCTGTTACAGGAATGACAGATGATAGTAAATCCAGTTTGATTCATTGTTATCTTTACAAATGATGTACGCATAAAGcgcccttttcttttctttttctccacagtgaaaatttaaagaagaaaatattaatgataGAAACCGCTTTTACAAGAACACGTATCAAGGGTAATAATCAAAACTCATAAGAAGAAAATGATGAAAAGTTGCGATTGATCTATAGGCATGATGCACATCTCACCCACTATAAGAATTCTTCAGTCCTAGAAGAAGTTGCGTCTTGGACGTTCCTCTGCCACATTCACCCGAATAGCTCTTCCACCCAAACTCTGCAACCACAAGTCTCAATGTCAagatatatattaagtttaCTGACACACAATGGTTTACATGGAGTTTGACTACGGATTTCTATTTGTTTTTCTAGCTAGAATGATGGGATGCATTTTAGTCGAATAACTGCATTGCAAATGTTTcttatatcaataaaaaaataaccaagaCTTGAAGACAGTTTTAAGATGGAATCATGTTTTAAAGATAAAGTTGATAGATATTGAGTTTTAATTAAGtggaaacaaatacaaaaattagaCTATTCCCAGGGCTCTTACCTGCCCATCCAGAGCAGCTATGGCATCATTGACTTCTGTCTCACTAGCCATTGTTACGAATCCAAAACCACGAGAACGCCCAGTCTCACGGTCATATACAACTCTGGCATCAATTACCTTACCATGTTCACTAAACACTTGCTCTAGCCGACCATTATCCACTTCCCACGGCAGGTTACCGACATATATTCTGAAAGAAGGTTCAAAAACCCTCTGAGGTGGTGATCCTCTAGGAGCAGCcttgttcacagtcagaagTCGACCACCTAGATCCTGTCACACATTATAATTTCGATATGAATACACAAATACACAATTTCAATGCAATTTtccattattattgaatttttacAGGAAGCAGTACTGTCTGATCAGGCCATTGAGGAGTTAGAAATCCAATAACTTCTGTATACCagcattcttttctttttacacAAGACTGAACTCACTCACACAACCATCTTGTTTCTGACAATATATGAACCTCGACCTCCCATATGCCAAAATTATATCAGAAGAGAGACAAAGTATCCATGTTTTTAATCCTAAGAAAGAAATAAAACATTCCTTGGCAATATTAAAAAGTGGATCCCAACATACGAGTAGAATTGCACTGTACCAACTAGTCTACAGTGAAACTTTATGTTCCATTATAATCTTTCACacttaatatcatcaaaaaactGAGGGTAAAATTAGAATCTTACATAACGGCTGAACATCTCTACCCCCTTCTCTGCTTCTTCCACTGTACTCATTGTCACGAACCCGAATCCTCGACTTTGATCAGTTTGCCTATTGTAGATAACCTAAAACACAAAACCACAATCAGCAGGATCCCATTTTTCCAGAACTTAGTATGCAATCATAAATGATAGAGAAATAGATTAGTTTCATTGTATGAATAATAACTACAAAAATCAAGCCAAAGATGGCATCAAATTTCTCATTCCACAACATAACAATGTGCATTGCCTAATCTTCAAATCTTACATCTACATGCAGTATCTAGGAATATATTATGGTGGCAAAGTCTGACCTATTAGGCTATTACCCGATTTCAATTCATTATCAACCGAGACACAACTCAAGAATAACAAACAGAATATGTAACCGAATTCTGAATCCTTATTTCTCATGGTCCGTTTGGCAActtgtattttatttgaaattctgaatttgaacAAATAACTTGTTTAGGaatatggatttggatttcatttgaaatccaagaCATTCAAATAATAGTATAAacctgagaatttgaaataacaactcaaatcctgtcatttgaaatctaTCATTCGAAATGAAATGCACCTTCCAAATGCCCTCTAATATGATATATTCAATAGTATAAAATTTCACTAAATATTAGAGCAAACAGAAATTGATTCAGTGAAATTCGGGATAAAATTGAAGAAATTCAGAAACGATACCTCTGCAATCTCAACCACACCCGCCTTATTAAAAAGCTCAGCCAGTCTAGCACTGTCATAATCATAAGGCAAGTTTCCCACAAAGAGCTTGGCCTCCTCAGGCGGTTCAGAGTAGGATTCTTCTTCTTCAACaacttcttctccttcttcttcaacaacaacttcttcttctgcaaaaactacTTCTTCTGCTTCTGCAACAActacttcttcttcttgtgTTTCAACAACCTCCTCCACAGCTTCTTGGCTAGCCTCCTCAACCGAAGCTTCAGGTTCAATAGTACTCACCGAAGAAACACCCCCCTCCTCTCCCCCTTCCTCCTGGCCATACTCTGAAGCCTCTGCAACAAGAATTGGACGTAGAATCTTGGAGGGCTTGTGGGAAAGCCATAGAGAAGAAGATGAGTGGAGAAGTGAGATGGGCTTAGCTGGTAGAGACAGAAATGATGAAGGCTTGAGTGTGGAAATGCAAGAACATTTTGGTGGGATTGAAAAACGTGAGGTTTGAATGAGAGGGGGTGTGGTAGAAGACATGGTGGAGATGGGGAGGGAGATAGAGAGGATAAGGAAAGGAGGTCAGGGAGAAAGAGCTTGTGTTGTGTCACATAGGAGGCTAAGCTAAGGTAAGCTTGTCCAACTAACACAAACCAACGGTTTCATTTCATCCTCTTTGAGAGatctttttgttttgttttatgaaAAATTGGAGATTGGAGATATTAGGAGTCAAAAAACACCACCTTATACCAACTTAATCATTTGGAAAGAAACTTGTTTTTTTAATGTTAAGGTTGACTTTAAGTCAATAGAGTAGTTTATTGTATGGTACAATTGCCCCCCATTCATTTGTTTTGATTCACTTTtttgatcaaattttaagtcaaatgaaaatttaagaagtcatggatgtatattattaaaaagttgatatactctgatttaaGATCATGTGAAAATATTTATTGCTTCCTCCATCTTACTTCTTTTTTATTGTATTTCATTTTCTATTCAATCAACTTATACATACtagaaattatcaaaaatttatatcatttcCAAATAAGTTAATACAATTAATACTTGTCTTTCCCTGATTTGATAAATAACTTTGGAGCAAATGAAAATTTGATcaatataaataacatatatatatatatatatagaatggaaaaggtattaaatatttgtcatatttaattgattaaactagACGTCTAACaaaagacaaagaaaataaactaagataTAATGAGTATCCATCAACGTATAATCATATGTGTGATATGACTATAAGTTGAAGCAGAAATCAGAActcaaaaaattattcattattgaattaaaaaattgcACTATTATGGTgctattaaaaaattttaatttatcaaattctgCTATGCATAAACAATTAGATAATTTTTGTCTAAGaacactaaaaaaaaattataagcaaCATTTGGTTTGTGAAAATAAGCCTTTGAAATTGCTGAGTCCAGTTAAATGCAAGGAGCCAAACAGGTCTAGTTATCTTTAAACAAAATATCTCAGGACCAGTTTTTTCATTGACGTTGAAACCTCAAGGTGCAAGTACCAAGCGAGGAACTCGGCAAGAGATATCGTGTTTATGTTGTGGTAAGAAGTAAATCAACTAGCAGATAAGAAAGATAATATTTGGACTAGATTAAAGTCCACAAGATTCCCTATCCATTCCCAGCTTCCTGTGAAATGAATAATTTTTGAAGAATTTAGAAAGGGTCAAAAGCAAGATATTGATTCGGACCAagaacttaaattttatttcacaCGTTGCTTATTTCATACGGCTTTTTAAATGAATAATGAAGTCATCAAGAGTTACAAAAGATCATGACGAAATATTTTTCGGGCATAAAAATCTATAtcataataaatatctaatGATCCACCAAATGAGTTGTGCACAACTCTGAACACATCATAAATTGAGCTCTCCAATCATATAAGAAATCCATCACATAGCAGGACTACGAGAATCAGTACATTaccaaaattttatcaaaaaaccgaATTTTGAGACCTGATAGGTGAAATAGACAGTGAGCAGCCACTTGGACAAATAACCACACAAATGAACACAACATATATAAATGCACACACAAGGCTTAGGAACAATAATCTATCAGACCAAAGTTGGGAGCCTGACTGAAGACTATGGCTACCACAATTGCAGAACTTCTGCAACTTCCACTAACACTTACATTAGTTCTAGCTTGTCTTCTACCACTTCCTCTCTGTTGTTACCTGTTTctaaagaagcagaagccagtAGGGTTGCCTAATGGAAGTATGGGATGGCCTTTCTTGGGTGAAACCTTTGGCTTTCTCAAGCCACACAAGTCAAACTCTATAGGCAGCTTCTTGCAGCAACATTTCTCTAGGTAATCTATCTTGTGATGCATGTTCTTTTTATGAGTTGAATTAGTGATTGTTATGTGAATATATTGACAAGTGCAGGCATGGCAAAGTGTTCAAATCCCATCTTTTCGGATGTCCGACGATAGTATCGGGTGATCTTGAACTTAATAACTTCATTCTGCTAAATGAAGATAGACTTTTCCAGAGCTACTATCCCAGGTCTGTTCAAGATATTCTGGGGAATTTGTCGTTGATGCTTGTGTCCGGAGAACTTCACAAGAAACTGAGAACAGTAGCACTCAGCTTCATTGCGAATTCCAAGTCAAGTCCTGACTTCCTCCGTTATGTAGagaatttgacaatctctgttaTGGACTCTTGGAAAGGATGTCGGGAGATTCACTATGCCAAAGAGGCAAAAAAGGTTAAGTCCTTTACGCTATAATTATAACTCTGGGAAGTAACAGGATCACATTTTATGCGTTTCAGGATCCTTTCTAATATTACTGTCTCTGTGAAATATGATTTCAGTTCACATTATTTGTGATGTTGAAGAATTTGTTGAATATTGAGCCCGAGGAGCCACTAGCTTCACAAATGCTAGAAGACTATCTTAGCTATATGAAGGGACTTGTATCATTGCCACTTTGTTTTCCAGGCACACCCTATGCCAAAGCCCTGAAGGTACATTGCTAGAACAACTCTGTGTAGGTTTGTTTACAT
This genomic window contains:
- the LOC108228019 gene encoding 28 kDa ribonucleoprotein, chloroplastic; translation: MSSTTPPLIQTSRFSIPPKCSCISTLKPSSFLSLPAKPISLLHSSSSLWLSHKPSKILRPILVAEASEYGQEEGGEEGGVSSVSTIEPEASVEEASQEAVEEVVETQEEEVVVAEAEEVVFAEEEVVVEEEGEEVVEEEESYSEPPEEAKLFVGNLPYDYDSARLAELFNKAGVVEIAEVIYNRQTDQSRGFGFVTMSTVEEAEKGVEMFSRYDLGGRLLTVNKAAPRGSPPQRVFEPSFRIYVGNLPWEVDNGRLEQVFSEHGKVIDARVVYDRETGRSRGFGFVTMASETEVNDAIAALDGQSLGGRAIRVNVAEERPRRNFF
- the LOC108226117 gene encoding uncharacterized protein LOC108226117, translated to MENSSATEEDMVLNLEFCVRKTTSSEYYHEDGGVLFIRAKYSEVYQTTRLHYAVFFRVEDAYNAISRSLDRLGVHGDVQTECINVVISKAQELCQKNLSKQDHRENRVLCIVDLPHEHLVEDWQESTEDQDQGMEDEDEGMVPAALPAIRSLGATRIQVEEGNKNVQQCVICQEEYHDGEKVTCMPCLHMFHKDCITKWLLRSHLCPICKFQMPTSS